In Silene latifolia isolate original U9 population chromosome X, ASM4854445v1, whole genome shotgun sequence, the following proteins share a genomic window:
- the LOC141622841 gene encoding ubiquitin-conjugating enzyme E2 variant 1D-like, which translates to MASGGSSVVVPRNFRLLEELERGERGIGDGSVSYGMEDNDDIYMRSWTGTIIGPHNGVHDGRIYQLKLFCDKDYPEKPPSVRFHTRVNLTCVNPETGMVEPKKFGMLANWQREYTMEDILTQLRKEMASPQNRKLAQPPEGTYF; encoded by the exons ATGGCTTCCGGAGGATCTAGCGTCGTTG TTCCCAGAAACTTCAGATTACTGGAGGAGCTTGAGCGTGGTGAGAGAGGAATTGGAGATGGCAGTGTCAGTTATGGAATGGAAGATAATGATGATATTTACATGCGCTCTTGGACAGGCACCATCATTGGCCCACACAAT GGCGTACATGATGGTCGCATTTATCAACTGAAGCTCTTCTGTGACAAAGATTATCCAGAGAAACCGCCCAGTGTCCGTTTCCACACTCGAGTCAACTTGACTTGTGTGAACCCTGAGACTGGAATG GTTGAACCTAAAAAGTTCGGAATGCTTGCAAATTGGCAGAGGGAGTACACTATGGAGGATATTCTGACCCAGCTCAGGAAAGAAATGGCTTCACCACAGAATCGTAAGCTTGCGCAACCTCCTGAAGGGACCTATTTTTAG